The Salegentibacter mishustinae genomic interval GAAAATTTAAAATCTTTCAAACAGCCTATCTTTGTTTTATTCCAATACGGCTAAGCAAACTACTTCAAACCAAGCTCACGAAGCATTATAGTTGGAAAATATATTTTGATTTCGAGATAAGCCTCCGTGTATTTGATCTCGATTATCGAGCAAAGTTTCACTATCTTGGTGAACAATCAATTCATAAATTTCAAATATGCTTAGCTACGTCTTCATCCCAATCATTATTGTTTTATTTCTGGTGATTCTTTTCAGCGGAATTTTCACTGTTCGTCAACAAAAAGCGGCGATTTTAGAACGATTTGGAAAATTTAAAAGCATTAAAAATTCCGGACTTCACTTAAAGATTCCCATAATAGATCAAATTGCCGGTAGAATCAATTTAAAAGTACAACAGCTGGATGTTCTGGTAGAAACCAAAACCAAGGATAACGTGTTCGTTAAGCTGAAAATATCGGTGCAATTCCAGGTAATTAGAACTAATATCTACGATGCTTTCTATAAACTTGAAAGTCCGGCAGACCAGATCACTTCTTATGTTTTTGATGTTGTAAGGGCTGAAGTTCCAAAAATGATTCTCGATGATGTTTTTGAACGAAAAGACGATATAGCTATTGCCGTTAATCGTGAACTCAACGAATCTATGCAAGATTATGGCTATGACATCATTAAAACGCTTGTAACAGACATTGATCCAGATGAGCAGGTAAAACATGCTATGAACAGAATAAACTCAGCAGAACGTGAGAAAGTGGCCGCAGAATACGAAGGAGAAGCCGAAAGAATACGAATTGTTGCTAAAGCTCGCGCTGAAGCCGAAAGTAAGCGTTTACAGGGACAGGGAATTGCCGATCAAAGAAGGGAAATTGCCCGCGGACTTGAAGAAAGTGTTGATGTACTTAATAATGTGGGGATAAACTCCCAGGAAGCTTCGGCTTTAATTGTGGTAACGCAACATTATGACACTTTACAAGCCATTGGCGAGGAAACCAACAGTAATCTAATTTTATTACCGAATTCGCCCCAGGCCGGCAGCGATATGCTAAATAATATGGTGGCTTCCTTTACGGCTTCTAACCAGATTGGAGAAGCTATGCGTAAGAAAAACGAAGAAATTGAACAGGAGAAAAAGAATCAGGATGATTCGAGAAGGAAATAATAAAACCTATTCTTGTGTAAATAAAAAAAGGTTTGAAGGTTTGTTTTTGAATCATACGTCATTCTGAATTTATTTCAGAATCTAACACTTTAGAACCTGAAACAAGTTCAGGTTGACGGGGATAAAAAACAAACTTTCAAACCCTAATAATATGTCTATAAGAAGTCCTTTAGCCTTTAACTTTAGCAGTTACCTTTCTTAAACCAGTAAGTTTTGTTACCGCTTTAAGAATAAAGGCTTTCTGTAAAATTGATCCTACCATACTCCCTGCAAGAGATAAAGGAGATAAAGCGCTTTTTGTGCGCTCTATATTCAATTTTATCTCCTCCTGGTCTATTTTGGTTTGAAGTTTCAGGATTTTTAGATCCCTATCTATTTCTTTAAATGAACTATATTCCTTCATAGCGATTAGTCGTTAAAAAATTTTCTTGAAACTTTTACCAAAAGTAATTTTTCAATCGGTTTTTTTCCGAAAATTAGAACAAGGAGGAATAGTAAAAAATAGAATCCACCAACAATAAAGTAACCAGAAGACGGTGTACCTATAGCCTCGCTAATTACAATAGCCAGGGCTACAGAGATCAATATTAAAGCAAAAATGAAAAATATACCCAACAATAAACCCTGAACGAGACCAATGGCCCCCTTCATAGCAGATTTAAAGAATTGAAGCTTATAATATTCGGTATTGCTGTGAGCAAATGCCTTTAAATTATAATTTAACTCATCAATACTCCTGGATAATTTTTCAAATGCCATAAAAATGTTTCTATACTACTGCTTTGTTAGGTTTACCTTTATCTCCGCTATCGCCTTCTTTTTGTAGTTTGGCGTTCTGCTTTCTAAGCTCTTCCAATTTCGTTTCCATTGCAGTAAGAATATCATCTGCCTTATGGCTGGCTGAAGAAAGTGTTTCTTCTAGACGTGTTTCAAAATCTACACGAGCTTGCTTAGCTTTTTCAGTTAAATTAGAAGAAGTTTCAGTGTATTTTTTATTCAATTTATCCTGAGCCTTTTTGGACTCATCTTTTAATTTCTTACGGGTTTTTTCACCGCTATCTGGAGCATATAATAAACCTACTCCTGCTCCAATTGCAGCTCCGGTAATTAATGCTAATAGTGTACTTCCTGTATTTGCCATAATAGTTTTTATTAGTTAAGTTATTACTAAATCCAAATATACAAGATGGATTAAGCGTATGCTGTTAATAACCGGTTAATATGTTAAAATGCTTTACTAAAATATTCTTAAAAAGCCACTTAACCAAATGAAGAACAGCTTATTTCTTCTTTGCCCAGGAATCCCTTAATGTTACTGTGCGATTAAAGATTGGTTGTCCCTCTTTAGATTCTTTATCTACACAAAAATATCCTATGCGTTGAAACTGAAATTTATCCTGAATTCCGGCAGATTTTAAACTTGGTTCAACATATCCTTTTATCACCTGAAGTGATTCAGGATTTATAAATTCCATAAAATCTTTTTCTTTATCGCCATCCGGATTTTCAACACTAAATAAGCGATCATACAGCCTTATTTCAGTCTCTAAAGCGTGTTTTGCAGAAACCCAGTGCAAGGTTCCTTTTACTTTTCGCATAGATTCTTCGGTGCCGCTTCCACTCTTACTTTTAGGATCGTAAGTACAATGGATCTCGGTTATATTTCCTTCGGAATCCTTTACTACTTCTTCGCCCTTTATAATATAAGCGTTCTTTAGTCGTACTTCTTTCCCAAGCGTTAACCTGAAAAATTTTCTATTCGCGCTTTCCTTGAAATCTTCCTTTTCTATATACAGTTCTCTTGAAAATGGAATTTCCCTGTTTCCGGCCGATTCGTCTTCCGGGTTATTTTCTGCTTCTAACCACTCTTCTTTTCCTTCTTCATAATTAGTAATCACCAATTTCACAGGATCTAAAACACCCATAACTCTTGGAGCTGTTTTATTAAGATCTTCACGGGCGCAAAATTCTAAATGTGCAACATCTATCATATTTTCCCGTTTTCCAACACCAATAGAATCGGCGAACTTTCTTATAGCATTAGGAGTATAACCTCTTCGCCTAAGGCCCGAAATTGTTGGCATTCTTGGATCGTCCCAGGAATTAACTACGCCCTTTTCTACCAATTGCATCAGTTTACGCTTACTAACTACCGTATGGCTAACATTTCTACGGGCAAACTCTCTTTGTTTAGGCTTTAATTCACCTTCTTTACTTACTTTTTCAATGAACCAATTGTATAGTTCACGGTGTGGTAAAAACTCCAGGGTACAAAAAGAATGAGAAATACTTTCAATAAAATCGCTTTCTCCGTGAGCCCAATCGTACATTGGGTAGATCTTCCAGTTATCTTTGGTACGGTGGTGGCTCTTGTGCAAACAGCGGTACATTACAGGATCTCGCATAAGCATATTAGGAGATTCCATATCTATTTTTGCTCGCAAAACGTGTCCTCGTTCTGGAGTTTCCCCGTTTTTCATTTTCTCAAATAGGTCCAGGTTTTCTTCAATAGAACGTTTTCTATATGGGCTTTCCTTTCCGGGTTCGGTAGGAGTTCCCTTTTGCATCG includes:
- a CDS encoding DUF6327 family protein; the protein is MKEYSSFKEIDRDLKILKLQTKIDQEEIKLNIERTKSALSPLSLAGSMVGSILQKAFILKAVTKLTGLRKVTAKVKG
- a CDS encoding YtxH domain-containing protein, with protein sequence MANTGSTLLALITGAAIGAGVGLLYAPDSGEKTRKKLKDESKKAQDKLNKKYTETSSNLTEKAKQARVDFETRLEETLSSASHKADDILTAMETKLEELRKQNAKLQKEGDSGDKGKPNKAVV
- a CDS encoding SPFH domain-containing protein, whose translation is MLSYVFIPIIIVLFLVILFSGIFTVRQQKAAILERFGKFKSIKNSGLHLKIPIIDQIAGRINLKVQQLDVLVETKTKDNVFVKLKISVQFQVIRTNIYDAFYKLESPADQITSYVFDVVRAEVPKMILDDVFERKDDIAIAVNRELNESMQDYGYDIIKTLVTDIDPDEQVKHAMNRINSAEREKVAAEYEGEAERIRIVAKARAEAESKRLQGQGIADQRREIARGLEESVDVLNNVGINSQEASALIVVTQHYDTLQAIGEETNSNLILLPNSPQAGSDMLNNMVASFTASNQIGEAMRKKNEEIEQEKKNQDDSRRK
- a CDS encoding phage holin family protein translates to MAFEKLSRSIDELNYNLKAFAHSNTEYYKLQFFKSAMKGAIGLVQGLLLGIFFIFALILISVALAIVISEAIGTPSSGYFIVGGFYFLLFLLVLIFGKKPIEKLLLVKVSRKFFND
- a CDS encoding glutamine--tRNA ligase/YqeY domain fusion protein, which gives rise to MAEEKRPLNFIEQIIEEDLQNTHKREELKFRFPPEPNGYLHIGHASSICLNFGLGEKYNAPVNLRFDDTNPIKEEQEFVDAIKEDVLWLGFKWEKECYASDYFQQLYDWAVEMIKNGDAYVDSQTSEEIAMQKGTPTEPGKESPYRKRSIEENLDLFEKMKNGETPERGHVLRAKIDMESPNMLMRDPVMYRCLHKSHHRTKDNWKIYPMYDWAHGESDFIESISHSFCTLEFLPHRELYNWFIEKVSKEGELKPKQREFARRNVSHTVVSKRKLMQLVEKGVVNSWDDPRMPTISGLRRRGYTPNAIRKFADSIGVGKRENMIDVAHLEFCAREDLNKTAPRVMGVLDPVKLVITNYEEGKEEWLEAENNPEDESAGNREIPFSRELYIEKEDFKESANRKFFRLTLGKEVRLKNAYIIKGEEVVKDSEGNITEIHCTYDPKSKSGSGTEESMRKVKGTLHWVSAKHALETEIRLYDRLFSVENPDGDKEKDFMEFINPESLQVIKGYVEPSLKSAGIQDKFQFQRIGYFCVDKESKEGQPIFNRTVTLRDSWAKKK